A portion of the Haemorhous mexicanus isolate bHaeMex1 chromosome 3, bHaeMex1.pri, whole genome shotgun sequence genome contains these proteins:
- the EFCAB2 gene encoding dynein regulatory complex protein 8, with translation MAEKEKGQDVLVAEIEKKITEAFEVFDRESNKTVDVREIGCIVRSLGCFPTEAEVQELLAKIEVEEPGGFVHLGNFLPVMTKVLLDRRFQPIPEDVILHAFEALDENKCGYITKEDLVKHLTEEGEPFSLEEMEDMLAVALDPETDTLHYRDYRTKLVVDETKNFPFKVWDAFR, from the exons ATGTCCTAGTAGCTGAAATTGAGAAAAAGATTACAGAAGCTTTTGAGGTGTTTGACCGTGAATCCAATAAAACTGTGGATGTCAG GGAGATTGGTTGCATTGTCAGGTCACTGGGTTGCTTCCCAACTGAGGCAGAAGTACAGGAACTGCTTGCAAAG ataGAAGTAGAAGAACCGGGTGGATTCGTTCATCTGGGAAATTTTCTTCCAGTGATGACAAAAGTTCTACTTGACAGAAG ATTCCAACCTATTCCAGAAGATGTTATTCTACATGCATTTGAG gctTTGGATGAGAATAAATGTGGATATATCACCAAAGAGGACCTGGTCAAACATTTGACTGAAGAAG GTGAGCCCTTTAGTCTGGAGGAAATGGAGGACATGCTTGCTGTTGCTCTAGATCCAGAAACAGATACTCTTCACTACAGAGATTACCGTACAAAGCTGGTAGTAGATGAAACCAAGAACTTCCCTTTTAAGGTCTGGGATGCCTTTCGGTAA